The following are encoded in a window of Brevibacillus sp. DP1.3A genomic DNA:
- the trpA gene encoding tryptophan synthase subunit alpha codes for MATALNRIDQLFADRDRKRFIPFLTVGDPSIEATFHLVKAMVEAGADLIELGVPYSDPLADGPTIQRASERALKNGVTIGDALHLVKRLRESGMAASIVLFSYFNPVLQYGVERFFADLAAYGADGVVIPDLPIEENGPAVTAAKQNGIHVISLVAPTSSSRINTIGEQATGFLYCVSSLGVTGARTDLREDLADFLERVKASTTVPTAVGFGISTPDQVRAVAPHTNGVIVGSAIVQQIEEHAEQLKDPKQMPEAVEKIKTFVHQLASALQ; via the coding sequence ATGGCGACAGCTCTTAACAGAATCGATCAATTATTCGCGGATCGTGATCGCAAACGATTCATCCCGTTTCTAACGGTAGGCGATCCTTCGATAGAAGCAACCTTTCATCTCGTAAAAGCGATGGTCGAAGCAGGCGCTGATCTCATCGAGCTCGGCGTCCCTTACTCCGATCCTTTGGCAGACGGTCCAACGATACAACGAGCTTCAGAACGCGCGCTGAAAAATGGCGTGACGATCGGAGATGCTTTACATTTGGTCAAAAGGCTTCGCGAATCAGGTATGGCGGCTTCCATCGTCCTATTCAGCTACTTCAATCCGGTTTTGCAATATGGTGTCGAGCGCTTTTTTGCCGATCTAGCTGCCTATGGTGCGGACGGTGTTGTCATTCCAGATTTGCCGATTGAGGAAAACGGTCCAGCCGTAACCGCGGCAAAACAGAATGGCATTCATGTCATTTCGCTCGTGGCACCCACTTCCAGTTCCAGAATCAATACGATCGGCGAGCAAGCAACCGGATTTCTTTATTGTGTATCGTCGCTCGGTGTGACGGGTGCCCGCACGGACCTGCGAGAGGATTTGGCAGATTTTCTGGAACGAGTAAAGGCCAGCACAACGGTTCCTACTGCGGTAGGCTTCGGAATATCCACACCGGATCAGGTACGAGCAGTAGCACCCCATACAAATGGTGTCATTGTGGGAAGTGCCATTGTACAGCAAATCGAGGAGCATGCTGAGCAGCTGAAAGACCCAAAACAGATGCCAGAAGCTGTAGAAAAAATAAAAACCTTTGTACATCAGTTAGCCAGTGCGCTACAATAG
- the trpB gene encoding tryptophan synthase subunit beta, with amino-acid sequence MNNIQTTTRVVPDENGRFGAFGGKFIPETLMNAVTELEIAFEEARRDPAFVQELNGLLSEYAGRPTPLTYAERLTKAVGGAQIYLKREDLNHTGAHKLNNALGQALLAKRMGKQSIIAETGAGQHGVASATVAAKLGLSCKVFMGEEDIRRQSLNVFRMKLLGAEVIPAVSGSRTLKDATNEAIRHWVSHVDETFYVIGSVVGPHPYPYMVREFQKIIGEETRSQVLQMLRRLPDEVVACVGGGSNAIGMFYPFIQDESVALRGVEAAGKGIDTEKHAATLTLGRPGVIHGSLTYLLQDDCGQVQEAHSISAGLDYPGVGPEHAYLKDSGRVTYTSVTDAEALEAVQVLCQTEGIIPALESAHAIAEAIKRAKEMSSDKILVICLSGRGDKDVLTIQEALTAEGGE; translated from the coding sequence ATGAACAACATTCAAACAACTACGCGAGTCGTGCCTGACGAAAACGGACGATTTGGTGCCTTCGGAGGCAAGTTTATTCCGGAAACCTTGATGAATGCGGTGACAGAGCTCGAGATTGCTTTTGAAGAAGCACGTCGTGATCCGGCATTTGTTCAAGAATTGAATGGACTGCTCAGCGAGTATGCTGGACGCCCAACCCCGCTCACCTATGCAGAGCGTTTGACGAAAGCGGTCGGTGGCGCTCAAATCTATTTGAAAAGAGAAGATCTCAACCATACGGGTGCACATAAATTGAACAATGCTTTGGGCCAAGCGTTGCTAGCCAAGCGCATGGGCAAACAATCAATTATTGCCGAAACGGGAGCTGGTCAGCACGGAGTGGCAAGTGCAACGGTTGCGGCAAAGCTCGGACTCTCTTGCAAAGTGTTCATGGGGGAAGAAGATATTCGTCGCCAGTCGTTGAATGTTTTTCGGATGAAGCTGCTTGGAGCCGAAGTCATCCCTGCGGTATCCGGATCACGTACACTTAAGGATGCAACAAATGAAGCGATTCGCCATTGGGTTTCCCATGTTGATGAAACGTTTTATGTCATCGGATCTGTCGTTGGCCCACATCCATACCCGTACATGGTTCGCGAATTCCAAAAAATTATCGGAGAAGAGACGCGCAGTCAAGTCCTGCAAATGCTCAGAAGGCTTCCAGACGAGGTTGTTGCTTGCGTTGGTGGCGGCAGTAATGCGATTGGCATGTTTTATCCATTCATTCAGGATGAGTCTGTCGCGCTCAGAGGGGTAGAAGCGGCAGGAAAAGGAATCGATACCGAAAAGCATGCGGCAACACTAACACTTGGACGCCCGGGAGTCATCCACGGTTCCTTAACCTATTTGTTGCAGGATGATTGCGGACAGGTGCAAGAAGCGCATTCGATTTCGGCTGGCTTGGATTATCCAGGAGTAGGACCTGAGCACGCCTATCTCAAAGACAGTGGAAGAGTGACCTATACATCCGTAACAGATGCGGAAGCACTCGAGGCGGTACAAGTGCTTTGCCAAACGGAAGGCATCATTCCAGCGTTGGAGAGCGCACATGCAATAGCTGAAGCGATAAAACGTGCGAAAGAGATGTCTTCAGACAAAATACTGGTTATCTGTTTATCTGGTCGTGGCGACAAGGACGTACTGACTATTCAAGAAGCGCTGACAGCAGAAGGGGGAGAGTAA
- a CDS encoding protein-glutamate O-methyltransferase CheR codes for MEDKDFLQFIASVKKMTGIDLALYKEAQMKRRLTSLRQKRGYNTFAQYFDAIAKDKELFYEFLDRMTINVSEFFRNPGRWEVLENKILPRLAKQSPRVKCWSAACSTGEEPYTLSLILLRKKMDATVLASDIDEGALAKAKQGVYTDRSLQDCPKDLVPKYFEKDTLSYRITDEVKRKVTFKKHNLLADSFDSQFDLIICRNVMIYFTEEAKHELYHKFSRALKPGGVLFVGSTEQIFQPQQYQLETEDTFFYRKMG; via the coding sequence ATGGAAGATAAGGACTTTCTCCAATTTATTGCTAGTGTGAAGAAAATGACTGGAATTGATCTTGCCCTCTACAAGGAAGCACAGATGAAGCGCCGTCTAACCTCGTTGAGACAAAAGCGGGGGTACAACACATTTGCCCAGTATTTCGATGCCATCGCGAAAGACAAGGAGCTTTTCTATGAGTTCCTCGATAGGATGACCATCAACGTATCGGAATTTTTCCGCAACCCAGGCCGGTGGGAAGTTCTCGAGAATAAAATTTTGCCGCGCTTGGCGAAGCAATCGCCGCGGGTGAAATGCTGGAGTGCGGCATGCTCGACAGGGGAGGAGCCGTACACACTCTCACTGATTTTGCTACGCAAGAAGATGGATGCGACCGTGCTCGCTTCCGATATTGATGAGGGAGCACTAGCAAAAGCAAAGCAAGGGGTATACACGGACCGATCCCTGCAAGATTGCCCGAAAGACCTCGTACCGAAGTATTTTGAAAAAGATACACTCAGCTATCGCATCACGGATGAAGTGAAGAGAAAAGTGACGTTCAAAAAACATAATTTATTGGCGGACTCATTTGATTCTCAATTTGATTTGATTATTTGCCGGAACGTGATGATTTACTTTACCGAGGAAGCAAAGCATGAGCTGTATCATAAGTTTAGTCGGGCACTGAAACCTGGCGGGGTACTCTTTGTAGGCAGTACGGAACAAATTTTTCAGCCGCAACAATACCAATTGGAGACAGAGGATACGTTCTTCTATCGAAAAATGGGTTGA
- a CDS encoding phosphoribosylanthranilate isomerase produces MTRLKICGIKRAETLALLKELEVDYVGLVFAPSKRQVDAQTAGQLLATVPGHPPAVGVFVNPTMEELEEVLSAAPLSVIQLHGQETPQFCQQVRERFAIPVWKALAVGGEADAAQEIRSYRGIVSAFLFDTYDPSQAGGTGKKFSWEQIPTLQAACEEADCIIAGGIHAENVGELMGQYQAGIVDVSSGVETDGEKDAEKIKTLVERVKVHEQHSNNYASRA; encoded by the coding sequence ATGACTCGTTTAAAAATATGTGGGATTAAGCGAGCGGAAACACTTGCGCTGTTAAAAGAGCTGGAAGTCGATTATGTAGGCCTTGTTTTTGCCCCAAGTAAGCGACAAGTTGATGCCCAGACGGCTGGACAATTACTTGCAACCGTTCCGGGCCATCCTCCTGCTGTTGGTGTGTTCGTTAATCCGACGATGGAAGAGCTGGAGGAAGTGCTAAGCGCGGCACCGTTATCCGTGATCCAGTTGCATGGACAGGAGACACCGCAATTTTGCCAGCAAGTTCGGGAGCGGTTCGCTATTCCGGTGTGGAAGGCGTTGGCAGTGGGCGGGGAAGCGGATGCTGCTCAAGAAATCCGATCCTATCGAGGCATTGTCAGTGCCTTTTTATTTGATACGTATGACCCTAGTCAAGCAGGTGGCACTGGGAAAAAGTTTTCGTGGGAGCAAATCCCTACTTTGCAAGCAGCATGCGAGGAAGCAGACTGCATCATCGCTGGAGGGATTCATGCGGAGAATGTCGGAGAATTAATGGGACAGTATCAAGCAGGGATTGTCGATGTATCCAGTGGAGTAGAGACGGATGGCGAAAAAGACGCCGAAAAAATAAAAACATTGGTGGAGAGGGTGAAGGTGCATGAACAACATTCAAACAACTACGCGAGTCGTGCCTGA
- the hisC gene encoding histidinol-phosphate transaminase — translation MQPKQRILNAPVYQPGKPIDDVKREYGLTEVIKLASNENPFGSSPKAKAAIAEQLDNLALYPDGASLSLRWDLADFLGVKPGQLFFGNGSDEILLMISRAFLGEGTNAVMATQTFSQYRSNGIIEGADLIEVPLKDGVHDLEAMAAAINEQTKVVWVCNPNNPSGTIVTTSELEAFLKKAPKDVLVVLDEAYYEYVVDPEYPQTVPMLAEYPNLIILRTFSKIYGLAALRIGYGIASEELISSLEHVREPFNTGTLGQVAARAALKDQEFVKACRDRNREGMKQFTDSFDEWGLSYYPSQTNFILVDLKKDSDEVFKKLLSQGIIVRSGNALGFPGFQRITIGTTEQNDKILSVLKEIVTGALK, via the coding sequence ATGCAACCGAAACAACGCATACTCAATGCCCCGGTATATCAACCTGGCAAGCCTATTGATGACGTGAAACGTGAATATGGTTTGACTGAAGTCATCAAACTGGCGTCCAACGAAAATCCTTTTGGTTCCTCACCGAAGGCAAAAGCCGCCATTGCGGAACAGTTGGACAATTTGGCCCTTTATCCAGACGGTGCAAGCCTCAGTCTACGCTGGGATCTTGCTGACTTCCTCGGGGTCAAACCAGGCCAATTATTTTTCGGCAACGGGTCTGATGAAATTCTTTTGATGATCTCTCGTGCATTTTTGGGCGAAGGAACAAATGCAGTCATGGCGACGCAAACGTTCTCGCAATATCGCTCAAATGGGATTATTGAAGGTGCAGACTTGATTGAGGTGCCGTTGAAAGATGGCGTTCACGATCTCGAAGCGATGGCGGCTGCCATCAACGAACAGACGAAGGTTGTATGGGTATGTAATCCGAACAATCCGTCTGGTACGATTGTAACAACCTCCGAGTTGGAAGCTTTTCTGAAAAAGGCTCCAAAAGATGTACTGGTCGTTTTGGATGAGGCTTACTACGAGTATGTTGTTGATCCAGAATATCCACAAACAGTACCGATGCTCGCTGAGTATCCGAACCTGATTATTTTGCGTACGTTCTCCAAAATCTATGGTCTGGCTGCCCTACGTATCGGCTACGGGATCGCGTCAGAAGAGCTCATTTCCTCTCTGGAACATGTGCGTGAGCCGTTCAATACAGGCACACTTGGCCAGGTAGCAGCACGTGCGGCGTTAAAAGACCAGGAGTTTGTGAAAGCATGCCGCGATCGTAACCGTGAAGGCATGAAGCAGTTTACCGATTCCTTTGACGAGTGGGGGCTTTCCTACTATCCATCTCAGACCAATTTTATCTTGGTTGATTTGAAAAAGGATTCCGATGAGGTATTCAAAAAGCTGCTCTCTCAAGGCATCATCGTTCGCTCTGGTAATGCGCTAGGCTTCCCAGGTTTTCAACGTATTACTATCGGGACCACAGAGCAAAATGATAAGATTCTTTCTGTCTTAAAAGAAATCGTGACTGGAGCATTGAAATAA
- the aroH gene encoding chorismate mutase, protein MGMRGIRGAVTVEADTREEIVSSTKWLLEEMVSRNEVNPEDIGSIIITTTEDLCATFPAQAARLLEGEAWQYVPLMCAREIPVPGGLPLCIRVMMHVNTDKTAKDIHHVFLRESVKLRPDLTNRG, encoded by the coding sequence ATGGGAATGAGAGGAATCAGAGGCGCGGTTACGGTGGAAGCCGATACGCGCGAAGAGATTGTCTCCTCTACAAAATGGTTGTTGGAGGAAATGGTAAGCCGCAATGAAGTAAACCCCGAAGACATAGGCAGCATCATTATCACGACGACAGAGGACCTCTGTGCGACCTTCCCTGCTCAAGCGGCCCGCCTGCTTGAAGGAGAAGCTTGGCAATATGTCCCACTCATGTGCGCAAGAGAAATCCCGGTGCCGGGTGGCTTGCCACTTTGTATTCGTGTCATGATGCATGTGAATACGGACAAGACAGCAAAAGACATTCATCACGTCTTTTTGCGTGAATCAGTCAAGCTGCGCCCGGATTTGACAAATCGCGGTTGA
- the trpE gene encoding anthranilate synthase component I — translation MYFPSLAEVKTLSASYSLIPVSMKLLADQETPIRLYQKIRTSDSFLLESVEGGARWARFSFIGMNPFQIVEAKGEEITVSYRTGEKLVQTGNPVSFLREETDRYKSPKLPGLPRLSGGAVGFFGYNTLRYFEKLPAHRKEAVRVPDMRFLFVDEMIAFDHLKQEIQLVVNLHVEPGDTEDTIGEKYKQVCERIEELVTKVSAPLEMDQRIQVAADTPTPLTVEPNMTREQYEQLVVQAKEYIAAGDIFQVVLSQRFSVKTDVDPFAVYRLLRTLNPSPYMYYLEYEGETVVGTSPELLVRVEDEKVEMRPIAGTRKRGATPQEDAALAADLLADKKERAEHYMLLDLGRNDVGKVSAYGSVKVEEALVIENYSHVMHMVSHVTGKLREGLHAFDALLSAFPAGTVSGSPKLRAMEIIAELEPDARHLYAGAIGYISFDGSLDSCITIRTLFFQDGYAHVQAGAGIVADSVPASEYQETVNKAAAMLSALEKAEQMFVRKVELSC, via the coding sequence ATGTATTTCCCTTCCCTTGCCGAGGTTAAGACCCTCTCGGCGTCGTATTCCCTTATCCCTGTAAGCATGAAACTGTTGGCGGATCAGGAGACACCAATTCGCTTGTATCAGAAGATTCGCACGAGTGATTCCTTTTTGCTGGAGAGCGTAGAAGGTGGTGCGCGTTGGGCGCGTTTTTCGTTCATTGGCATGAACCCTTTTCAAATCGTGGAAGCAAAAGGTGAAGAAATCACGGTTTCCTATCGCACTGGTGAAAAGCTTGTCCAAACAGGAAATCCCGTCTCCTTTTTGCGTGAAGAAACCGATCGCTACAAAAGCCCGAAGTTACCCGGGTTGCCTCGTCTCAGTGGTGGTGCGGTAGGCTTTTTCGGCTACAATACGCTACGCTACTTCGAAAAATTGCCAGCACATCGCAAGGAAGCTGTACGAGTGCCGGATATGCGCTTTCTGTTCGTTGATGAGATGATCGCATTTGATCATTTGAAACAGGAAATTCAATTGGTTGTGAACCTCCATGTGGAGCCAGGAGACACCGAAGACACTATTGGCGAAAAATACAAACAAGTCTGCGAACGAATCGAGGAGCTGGTTACCAAGGTTTCCGCTCCGCTTGAAATGGATCAACGCATTCAAGTAGCGGCAGATACACCAACGCCATTAACAGTAGAGCCAAATATGACGCGTGAGCAATACGAGCAGCTAGTCGTGCAGGCGAAAGAATACATCGCAGCCGGCGACATTTTTCAAGTCGTGTTGTCCCAACGTTTTTCCGTAAAGACGGATGTCGATCCTTTTGCGGTGTATCGATTGCTGCGTACGTTGAATCCTTCCCCGTACATGTACTATCTCGAATACGAGGGCGAAACAGTCGTCGGGACATCCCCAGAACTGCTTGTGCGTGTAGAAGATGAAAAAGTAGAGATGCGGCCGATTGCAGGAACGCGAAAAAGAGGGGCAACCCCACAAGAAGATGCTGCGTTGGCGGCTGATCTTTTGGCAGATAAAAAGGAGAGAGCCGAGCACTACATGCTGCTGGATCTAGGGCGCAACGATGTAGGAAAGGTCTCTGCATACGGAAGCGTGAAAGTGGAAGAAGCATTGGTTATTGAAAACTACTCCCATGTGATGCATATGGTTTCGCATGTGACCGGCAAGCTTCGTGAGGGACTGCATGCTTTCGATGCATTGCTGAGTGCTTTTCCGGCTGGTACAGTATCTGGTTCTCCCAAGCTGCGGGCGATGGAAATTATTGCAGAGCTCGAGCCTGACGCACGCCATCTGTATGCGGGAGCAATTGGCTACATTTCATTTGATGGTTCACTTGATAGCTGCATCACGATTCGAACGTTGTTCTTTCAGGATGGCTACGCACATGTACAGGCAGGTGCAGGCATCGTAGCGGACTCGGTCCCTGCGAGTGAATATCAAGAGACGGTGAACAAAGCAGCAGCGATGCTCTCGGCGTTGGAAAAAGCTGAACAGATGTTTGTCAGAAAGGTGGAGTTGTCATGCTAA
- the aroC gene encoding chorismate synthase, whose amino-acid sequence MRYLTAGESHGPQLTAIIEGVPSNLPISIEEINEQLARRQKGHGRGRRMQIEKDQVKILSGVRHGYTTGAPITLVVENNDWTHWQGIMSAEPVEEGTEEKRRVSRPRPGHADLNGAIKYHQRDMRNILERSSARETTVRVAVGAVARQLLAQFGIRIGGQVLQINEIVAKRQEVSLDELIARTEESPVRCLDKEAEPLMMAAIDKAKEDGDSLGGTVEVIVEGVPIGLGSHVQWDRKLDGRLAQAIMSIQAFKGVEIGIGFEASGLKGSQVHDEILWNEETGYSRKTNRAGGLEGGMTTGMPVVVRGVMKPIPTLYKPLMSVDIDSREPFSASIERSDSCAVPAASVVAEAVVAWEIASAMCEKFPSDSLDDMAENVSQYRAYTEKF is encoded by the coding sequence ATGCGTTACTTGACAGCAGGGGAATCCCACGGGCCGCAATTAACAGCTATCATCGAGGGCGTACCGAGCAACTTGCCGATTTCCATTGAGGAAATTAATGAGCAGTTGGCACGTCGTCAGAAAGGCCATGGCCGCGGCAGAAGAATGCAGATTGAAAAGGATCAGGTGAAAATTCTTTCTGGTGTCCGTCATGGATATACAACCGGAGCTCCTATCACACTGGTCGTTGAAAATAATGATTGGACGCATTGGCAAGGAATCATGAGTGCTGAACCTGTAGAGGAAGGCACTGAAGAAAAGCGTCGTGTTTCACGTCCACGCCCTGGACATGCTGATTTAAACGGGGCTATTAAGTATCATCAACGCGATATGCGCAATATTCTGGAACGCTCCAGCGCTCGTGAGACTACAGTCCGCGTAGCTGTTGGTGCAGTAGCTCGCCAATTGCTGGCTCAATTTGGTATCCGTATTGGCGGACAGGTACTCCAGATCAATGAGATCGTGGCGAAGCGTCAAGAAGTAAGTCTGGACGAACTGATAGCGCGCACCGAAGAATCACCAGTACGCTGCTTGGATAAAGAAGCAGAGCCACTGATGATGGCGGCGATTGACAAAGCAAAAGAAGACGGGGATTCCCTCGGTGGTACCGTAGAAGTTATCGTTGAAGGTGTGCCGATTGGTTTGGGTAGCCATGTGCAATGGGACCGCAAGCTGGATGGACGACTTGCACAAGCGATTATGAGCATTCAGGCTTTCAAAGGTGTCGAAATCGGTATCGGATTCGAGGCATCCGGTCTGAAAGGCTCACAAGTTCATGACGAGATTCTTTGGAACGAAGAAACCGGCTACAGCCGTAAAACGAATCGTGCAGGTGGACTCGAAGGCGGAATGACGACAGGAATGCCTGTAGTTGTTCGCGGTGTCATGAAGCCGATCCCTACCTTGTACAAACCGTTGATGAGTGTGGATATCGACTCGAGAGAGCCATTCTCAGCGAGCATTGAGCGTTCTGACAGTTGTGCGGTTCCAGCGGCAAGTGTGGTCGCGGAGGCTGTTGTAGCATGGGAGATCGCGAGTGCAATGTGCGAAAAATTCCCTTCTGATTCTCTTGACGATATGGCAGAAAACGTAAGTCAATACCGTGCGTACACGGAGAAATTCTAA
- the trpC gene encoding indole-3-glycerol phosphate synthase TrpC → MLRKIVEKKREEIARLYTDTTVSALLFATKEVQRPRGFRQALETSVRPVSVIAEVKKASPSKGLIRPDFQAVTIAKAYQAARAECLSVLTDESFFQGSLSYLRQIHEAIDRPLLRKDFLLDEIQVVEARAAGADCVLLIAAILDRESLRHLNQTAEGLGMDVLVEVHDKQECELVFQAMEPKLLGINNRNLNTFQTDLAVTHELIAELPTSLTIVSESGISTPADIENVRSAGARAVLVGEHFMRQTDVERAVIDLVGEAAPGVSV, encoded by the coding sequence ATGCTTCGTAAAATCGTAGAAAAGAAACGCGAAGAGATCGCACGACTCTATACAGATACAACAGTTTCAGCATTGCTTTTTGCAACAAAGGAAGTCCAACGTCCACGCGGATTTCGTCAGGCGTTGGAGACGAGTGTACGGCCTGTTAGCGTGATTGCCGAAGTGAAAAAAGCATCCCCGTCCAAAGGGCTAATCCGACCTGATTTCCAGGCAGTGACCATCGCGAAGGCTTATCAGGCTGCTCGCGCAGAATGCTTGTCTGTTTTGACAGATGAGTCCTTTTTTCAAGGGAGCTTGAGCTATCTACGACAAATTCACGAGGCAATTGATCGTCCGTTACTCAGAAAAGACTTTCTACTTGATGAAATACAAGTCGTGGAAGCAAGAGCAGCAGGCGCTGATTGCGTGTTGCTTATTGCTGCCATTCTCGATCGAGAATCACTTCGTCACCTAAACCAAACTGCCGAGGGGCTGGGCATGGATGTACTGGTTGAGGTGCATGACAAACAAGAATGCGAGCTTGTTTTTCAAGCAATGGAACCTAAATTGCTCGGGATCAACAATCGAAACTTAAATACATTTCAAACTGACCTGGCCGTTACGCATGAGCTGATTGCAGAACTGCCTACGTCATTGACGATCGTGAGCGAAAGTGGGATTTCGACACCAGCGGATATTGAGAATGTACGAAGTGCAGGTGCAAGGGCTGTGCTGGTTGGAGAGCATTTCATGCGTCAAACAGACGTAGAGCGCGCAGTCATTGATCTCGTGGGAGAAGCAGCGCCGGGGGTGAGTGTATGA
- the trpD gene encoding anthranilate phosphoribosyltransferase yields MLTYALEQILLGKHLTRTVAEEAMGEIMDGKTTPAQIGAFLASLRLKGEQVEEIIGFAKAMRARAMSFPIDLPGLVDTCGTGGDGSHTFNISTASAIVAAADGVRIAKHGNRAVSSKSGSADVLEALGVPVNLSPKDAADCLRATNLCFLFAPLYHQAMKHAAGPRKELAIRTVFNLLGPLTNPAGASHQLMGVYDAKLLPNVAAVLHELDVNRALVVAGSDGLDELTVTGTSHIAELRDGRILTYEIEPEQFGLRRHEKDALRGGDATENAKIIHDVFSGARGAARDIVLLNAGAILYLADRVSSIETGVIRAAELIDGGQVMRKLEHVRHIAGGMIHAS; encoded by the coding sequence ATGCTAACATACGCGCTGGAACAAATTCTGCTTGGGAAGCACTTAACACGGACGGTTGCAGAAGAGGCCATGGGCGAGATTATGGATGGAAAGACAACTCCTGCTCAGATTGGTGCATTTTTAGCGAGTCTTCGCTTGAAAGGCGAGCAAGTGGAAGAGATTATCGGTTTTGCCAAAGCCATGAGAGCGCGGGCGATGAGTTTTCCCATCGATCTTCCAGGTCTGGTAGACACTTGCGGAACAGGCGGAGACGGAAGTCATACCTTCAACATTTCGACGGCGAGTGCAATTGTTGCGGCAGCTGACGGTGTACGCATTGCCAAGCACGGGAATCGTGCGGTTTCCAGCAAAAGCGGCAGTGCTGATGTATTGGAAGCGTTGGGAGTGCCCGTCAATTTATCTCCAAAGGACGCGGCAGATTGCCTGCGTGCGACCAATCTCTGCTTCCTGTTCGCTCCTTTGTACCACCAAGCGATGAAGCATGCGGCTGGACCGCGAAAAGAATTGGCGATTCGCACGGTGTTTAATTTACTGGGACCATTGACGAATCCAGCAGGAGCCAGCCATCAGCTGATGGGCGTCTATGATGCCAAACTGCTACCAAATGTAGCTGCAGTCTTACACGAACTCGATGTGAACAGAGCGCTTGTTGTCGCAGGCTCGGATGGTCTGGATGAATTGACGGTCACGGGAACGAGCCATATTGCCGAATTGCGTGATGGGCGTATTTTGACATATGAAATCGAGCCAGAGCAGTTCGGTCTTCGCCGACATGAAAAGGATGCTTTGCGCGGCGGTGATGCGACTGAGAATGCCAAGATCATTCACGATGTGTTTTCGGGAGCACGTGGGGCAGCACGCGACATCGTTTTGCTGAATGCGGGCGCGATCCTCTATCTCGCAGATCGAGTTAGCTCGATTGAAACAGGTGTTATACGTGCAGCGGAACTGATCGACGGCGGACAAGTAATGCGAAAGCTCGAGCACGTTCGTCACATCGCAGGAGGTATGATTCATGCTTCGTAA
- the aroB gene encoding 3-dehydroquinate synthase, with amino-acid sequence MSVEKLTVELGERSYEIVIGDGLLHDAAALLVEAGIASTSKLMIVTDENVAVHYLEPLLDVLRQHGYQAHSAVIAAGEQSKSLAVYERLMTEAIDAGLDRKSAVLALGGGVVGDLAGFVAATYMRGVDFVQMPTTLLAHDSSVGGKVAINHPLGKNLIGAFHQPKVVIYDTKALHSLPKREVAAGFAEVVKHGLIADAAFVDWLEDNADKLWQLDSELLGKAIEKGCAVKAAIVSQDETEQGQRALLNLGHTFGHAFEALSAYSTLNHGKAISIGMCLAAKVAERIGFAETGVYNRTKRMLELFHLPTAWPGNLSPEAVLEAMKRDKKTVGGKLALVLPRAIGQVEIVKNIEEELILGIMREEVEG; translated from the coding sequence ATGAGTGTAGAGAAGCTGACTGTTGAGCTGGGCGAGCGTTCCTACGAGATTGTGATAGGCGACGGTCTTTTGCACGATGCAGCAGCGTTGCTAGTAGAGGCAGGAATTGCTTCTACTAGCAAGCTGATGATTGTCACAGATGAGAATGTAGCCGTTCATTACTTAGAGCCTTTGCTCGATGTTTTGCGGCAGCATGGTTATCAGGCCCACTCAGCTGTCATCGCTGCAGGAGAACAATCGAAGAGCCTGGCTGTCTACGAACGATTGATGACGGAAGCAATTGATGCAGGACTGGACAGGAAGTCTGCTGTATTGGCTCTCGGTGGTGGAGTCGTCGGAGACTTGGCTGGATTTGTGGCTGCTACGTACATGCGTGGCGTTGATTTTGTTCAAATGCCGACTACCTTGCTCGCACATGATAGCTCAGTTGGTGGAAAAGTAGCGATCAATCATCCACTCGGAAAAAATCTCATAGGTGCTTTCCATCAGCCCAAAGTTGTCATTTACGACACGAAAGCATTGCATAGCTTACCGAAGCGTGAAGTCGCAGCAGGTTTTGCAGAGGTTGTTAAGCATGGACTTATCGCCGACGCTGCCTTTGTCGATTGGCTGGAAGACAACGCGGATAAGCTATGGCAGCTCGATTCTGAATTATTAGGGAAAGCCATTGAAAAAGGTTGCGCAGTCAAAGCGGCTATTGTTTCTCAAGACGAGACAGAGCAAGGGCAGCGTGCATTGCTTAATTTGGGTCATACGTTTGGTCATGCGTTTGAAGCGCTGTCTGCTTACTCCACCCTGAATCATGGGAAAGCCATCTCAATTGGGATGTGTTTGGCTGCCAAGGTAGCGGAACGAATTGGTTTTGCCGAGACAGGTGTATACAATCGCACGAAACGGATGCTGGAATTGTTCCACCTGCCAACGGCTTGGCCGGGCAATCTCTCGCCAGAAGCTGTGTTGGAAGCCATGAAACGAGACAAAAAGACGGTAGGCGGAAAGCTGGCCTTGGTGTTGCCTAGGGCAATCGGGCAGGTTGAAATCGTCAAAAATATAGAAGAAGAACTCATACTGGGAATCATGAGAGAAGAAGTGGAGGGATAA